In one window of Tubulanus polymorphus chromosome 3, tnTubPoly1.2, whole genome shotgun sequence DNA:
- the LOC141902820 gene encoding chromodomain-helicase-DNA-binding protein 8-like isoform X3 yields the protein MSDESLLSLFNSGSDNFLDGLTGNATGIGQPPGGNVGGMMQQGGMMLNTNMQPQGNFGQQNTMAMGTPTQKLHHYNDHEYHNYSQAPQQNAIMSPQHNQFGSPPNAGHMQANYGNMQPVPTSPQTPQMGMNQTQMWGQDPSMRGYMQQPQQYAMQQAPQPMMQQQPVRMPQPAQMHIRQANPQMMQQNPQMGMQQQPQQQQSQQQAFISHHDYASPMPNAGVQATTQRLTHFPAQQQANQFRVQNVSSSPNQNRIQVSSISNINSQQQHTAVAGGLYQQASQAQVQLTPSTQQQQQNFQQQAQMTAGQQQQQHYSYQQQPAQGMNEAPPLSHYPKTSPATQQYQQSGYQNIAVVQHPPPSPRPTPPPQSRTPTVNQNQAAYVGQTSLQQLEQMVPSHGTNTIAGTNTAANYPQTNQSTNQMQIVNNQQTFTINTAYNQINGNAATGVVTAGSANNIAATSQATNAQNTSAEIQQLQSQIQQLYSMPQNPQTQQNMLDLQERVRILKANQQQQVLQQQRQIQQHVVAAAAAPQPQTIRPVLLQTSQQQPTSTATTTTSRIITVVLQRPQTSSIVTSTNTIQIQPQQLHQQQAVIRPQQLRLIQQAPRSASPVTTLLKKTATATNASTATTQRMIVVQTKPVAAAAASNQPRVITLQSSGIQQQQQQQLQQAKKTPVIIQMSTPVASPGKINTPPPPPPGHVSLLQPRVHDTTPEPVSVPAVGLVETVVTETENKEDLEKLVKAQQLQDKANKIIQQAVAKAQEKGLTEIPKVVEPEALIDVECVDINKKKDKKPPRKRPSGDRKPKSDKEKKPLKEKKPPRERKLKPSKKKRPPATLLINKKRKRKSSEGSDVEAVIPSPHGSEDEELSGIEKRRSGRHSKRKRYIDTVDLNLSEEEDDTADTENNTTTPAVKTTQIFVDNPSEDEAIIVEKILGMRTRKIKRMKSIPAPTPAATDTGDEENVDVDNVGDVVLEEEEVEIEEFYVKYKNFSYLHCEWKSADLLTDKRIAMKIKRYKMKRMQAGTYFQEQDEDELFNADYIEVDRILEKAITIDPVTDEEVTHYMVKWQSLAYEDSTWELEQDVPNTKIEAYERYCHPPPEEDRHAIARPRADSWKKLDATPIYKNDNSLREYQLEGVNWLSFCWYNRQNCILADEMGLGKTIQSITFLKTVFDYGIKGPYLVIVPLSTLGNWQREFEQWTDMNVIVYHGSAISRSMLQEYEMYYKDEKGQRIPDLFKFNALITTYEVIISDVELLCQIDWRVTVIDEAHRLKNMKCKLHEGLKCFDLEHRVLLTGTPLQNNVEELFALLNFLEPQRFKSSEDFVREFGNLKTESQVDKLKGILKPMMLRRLKEDVEKSLAPKEETIIEVELTNIQKKYYRAILERNFQFLTKGGTTSNAPSLMNTMMELRKCCNHPFLIKGAEEQTVNEVKEQHGPNPEKVHEALVQASGKLVLIDKLLPKLKAGDHKVLVFSQMIRVLDILEDYLIHKSYPYERLDGRIRGNLRQEAIDRFSKPDSDRFVFLLCTRAGGLGINLTAADTVIIFDSDWNPQNDLQAQARCHRIGQQKSVKVYRLITRNSYEREMFDKASLKLGLDKAVLQSMNQQKNKQDQAQMTKKEIEDLLKKGAYGALMEDDTAGDQFCEEDIDQILQRRTQTITIDSEGKGSTFAKASFSASDNRDDINIDDPNFWEKWARKADLDADYLMHKNDLIIEQPRARKQTARYGNEDSILDMSDLSLDSEDSENNEYEEEDSKGKGKGKNKEKIMKRTRRSRKQKALDDAQQQIKDANPNGCYTRSEFFKVEKNLLVYGWGRWKDILLHGRFKRKLSETDAENMSRALIIYSLNHYYGDDRIKAFIWDLVNPAADSNACYKNHSGLSAPVPRGRKGRKAKKDSTEKSDQLREIMAKVDIDPERVITDEGYKKHLQRHANKVLLRVRLLYYLKQEVIGDEAEKVFVGLPANDIELNMPDTDGLIPVQWWDRHADKSLLIGTFKHGYEKYNIMRQDAGLCFLDRCGPPDGMALLAEQNDSDNEDTDAKLNAAPPGGKDDDEEFDEPLSPGRSTPASSSQNPKPVGEQACLDGKLPFPGISDLNTRLRRIITCYQRSHKKEQIKIQQKEKKMQKRQHFEAILKEREYAKRQSQQRWARREESDFYRVVSTYGVEFDKNTQQYNWERFRTLARLDRKFDETMTEYFLAFYYMCCKVCKKLKDGAIPPNDLYIEPITEERANRCLARVDLLNKIREDILYHPKLDAHLELCERAGDMPEWWIPGSMDRDLLIGAARWGLSRTDYHILNDPALSFREVYDAFKHELASEPAAAAICDKIVKEQSNEAAISEIVVKEENVAKDDNDSLTKVKQEETIGAQGKSDDDKSDLDSKPVKKEIDAKHETTEEHVKKEVGEDEVKEEITDVKTENDEQKMEVDKETTDVVESKDSESSESVKECKMEVESNAEEGETSKIRPETPQNDTDVDGNEGNMVNTYGQPVEENPGFGWPKDRTIFYRLEHICYCVEKGEWPVAKRFPSALQGESVSSTPVGTPIGTPTIDSTVEYNIRADTPDLASQGDGLKMTIQKKRKRRTKLEMEAERIVKLRELLGGRSSMQNMSSSSLAGGDLSSDRENDSDTNMTSLRIPVPHHRSEFLTNGAIEDYCSSRDNTDGESKTTIGRTSTPMCMGLGNSFKKKRGRKPKDVKLMEQRIAAAAASGSSSPRGHSTQINRHLLPLSKLGPDARIPVVSIEDGTRLTGEDAPKRSDLEDWLETHPGFMVDLPDELMDDELLMTSNDDQALHGGHHAHRNKQRRPRLDPTTLKPESLTGDENVSVINKVSGKRITGAKAPPLKHLAEWLQQNPHFYVDPKWSHLVKEKGNLPESLQSRLLKPSEKRGRKPAQQATLSQQMLAEQYTKAQMAALSAAANPALLAANMSKLPVSMASYANMAAMAANPMAYLAAYGLPVSTAVAGSSQSSKSKDGKDDGPEPGEKLPSSSAAASFPYLYSPLMYNSLISAAAAAQGLGNYSVPQNIMAQYAQLAQAQASMMNGVSSSTGGGGAASDSDEPAMSNKAKEDKPTTSGRRRSDAPQDLSMPKTTAATATKKSPAKSKNEKRSDYANSLDDEKPLDLKKSSKSDS from the exons atgtcTGATGAATCACTTTTGAGTTTGTTCAACTCCGGATCGGATAATTTTTTAGACGGATTGACCGGCAACGCGACCGGTATCGGTCAGCCGCCTGGAGGAAACGTTGGCGGAATGATGCAGCAAGGTGGCATGATGCTGAACACAAACATGCAACCTCAGGGAAACTTCGGGCAACAGAACACGATGGCAATGGGAACGCCGACGCAGAAGTTACATCATTATAATGATCATGAGTATCACAACTACAGCCAGGCTCCTCAGCAGAACGCGATCATGTCACCGCAACACAATCAGTTTGGGAGTCCACCAAACGCGGGTCATATGCAGGCTAATTACGGCAATATGCAACCAGTGCCGACGAGCCCGCAAACGCCGCAAATGGGAATGAACCAAACTCAGATGTGGGGTCAAGATCCTTCGATGCGCGGGTACATGCAACAACCTCAGCAGTACGCGATGCAGCAAGCTCCGCAGCCAATGATGCAACAGCAACCGGTCAGGATGCCGCAGCCGGCGCAGATGCACATTCGCCAGGCGAATCCGCAGATGATGCAACAAAACCCGCAGATGGGTATGCAGCAAcaaccgcagcagcagcagtcgcAGCAGCAAGCATTTATATCGCATCACGATTACGCGTCTCCGATGCCGAACGCGGGCGTGCAAGCAACGACGCAACGTCTGACGCATTTCCCTGCGCAACAACAGGCTAACCAGTTCCGCGTGCAGAACGTGTCTTCCTCTCCCAATCAGAATCGAATTCAGGTATCGTCGATCAGTAATATAAACTCGCAGCAGCAACATACGGCGGTCGCCGGCGGTCTTTATCAACAGGCGTCGCAGGCGCAGGTGCAACTGACTCCGAGcacgcagcagcaacagcagaaCTTTCAGCAACAGGCGCAAATGACTGCGggacaacaacagcaacagcatTATTCATACCAGCAACAACCGGCTCAGGGAATGAATGAAGCTCCACCGTTGTCGCATTATCCTAAAACCAGTCCGGCTACACAGCAGTACCAACAGTCGGGATATCAGAATATAGCAGTTGTTCAGCACCCTCCACCATCTCCACGACCGACTCCTCCACCCCAGTCGCGTACACCGACCGTGAACCAAAATCAGGCGGCGTACGTCGGGCAGACGAGTCTACAGCAATTGGAGCAAATGGTGCCGTCGCACGGAACTAACACGATCGCCGGCACCAACACGGCCGCGAATTACCCGCAAACGAATCAATCGACAAATCAAATGCAAATCGTAAACAATCAACAAACTTTCACCATAAATACGGCGTATAATCAGATAAACGGGAATGCAGCGACGGGTGTTGTGACCGCCGGAAGCGCCAACAACATAGCCGCTACGTCGCAGGCGACTAATGCGCAGAATACCAGCGCCGAGATTCAGCAGTTACAGTCGCAGATTCAACAGCTTTACAGTATGCCGCAAAATCCTCAGACGCAACAGAATATGCTCGATCTACAGGAGCGCGTTCGCATTCTGAAGGCGAACCAACAACAACAAGTACTTCAACAGCAGCGACAAATACAGCAACACGTCGTAGCAGCGGCGGCCGCACCTCAGCCGCAGACAATCCGACCAGTGTTGTTACAGACATCTCAACAGCAGCCGACGTCGACGGCAACGACGACCACGTCGCGTATCATCACCGTCGTGTTGCAGCGTCCACAGACGTCGTCGATCGTCACGTCGACGAACACGATTCAAATACAACCGCAACAGCTGCACCAGCAACAGGCCGTCATACGACCGCAGCAGCTGCGATTGATACAACAAGCGCCTCGGTCGGCGTCGCCGGTGACGACGTTGCTGAAGAAGACGGCGACGGCGACGAACGCGTCTACGGCCACGACGCAGCGGATGATCGTCGTGCAAACGAAACCGGTAGCCGCGGCCGCCGCATCGAACCAGCCACGCGTCATCACGTTACAATCATCCGGcattcagcagcagcagcagcagcagctgcaacaAGCGAAGAAAACGCCGGTGATTATTCAGATGTCAACACCAGTGGCGAGCCCCGGAAAGATTAACACGCCGCCACCACCGCCGCCTGGTCATGTATCTCTACTACAACCTCGTGTACACGATACAACTCCG GAGCCAGTATCTGTTCCCGCAGTTGGATTGGTTGAGACGGTAGTTaccgaaacagaaaacaagGAAGATTTGGAAAAGCTAGTCAAGGCTCAACAATTACAAGACAAAGCCAACAAAATCATCCAGCAAGCAGTGGCAAAGGCTCAGGAGAAGGGTCTGACGGAGATTCCGAAAGTCGTCGAGCCGGAAGCCCTCATCGACGTCGAGTGCGTCGATATTAACAAGAAGAAGGACAAGAAACCGCCACGCAAGAGACCGTCAGGCGATCGCAAACCGAAATCTGATAAAGAGAAAAAACCgctgaaagaaaagaaaccgCCGCGCGAAAGAAAGCTGAAACCTTCCAAAAAGAAAAG GCCGCCAGCTACGCTTCTAATCAATAAAAAGAGGAAACGCAAAAGTTCTGAAGGCTCGGATGTCGAAGCGGTCATTCCAAGTCCTCATGGCTCCGAAGACGAAGAGCTGTCAGGAATTGAG AAACGTCGATCGGGTCGTCACTCGAAACGCAAACGATACATCGACACCGTTGATCTCAATTTATCAGAAGAGGAAGACGACACAGCTGATACAGAGAATAATACAACCACTCCCGCTGTTAAAACCACTCAAATCTTTGTG GATAACCCGAGCGAAGATGAAGCGATTATTGTCGAGAAAATACTCGGCATGCGTACGCGAAAAATCAAGCGAATGAAATCGATACCGGCTCCAACCCCCGCTGCGACGGACACCGGCGAT GAGGAGAATGTCGATGTAGACAATGTCGGCGATGTCGTCCTCGAAGAAGAAGAGGTCGAAATCGAAGAGTTCTACGtgaaatataagaatttctCGTATTTGCATTGCGAGTGGAAGTCGGCCGACTTGCTGACGGATAAACGGATCGCGATGAAGATCAAACGCTATAAAATGAAGCGAATGCAAGCGGGCACGTACTTTCAAGAG CAAGATGAAGATGAACTGTTCAACGCGGATTATATCGAGGTTGATCGTATTCTGGAAAAGGCCATCACGATAGACCCTGTCACCGACGAGGAGGTCACTCATTACATGGTGAAATGGCAGTCGCTCGCGTATGAGGACAGCACGTGGGAACTGGAACAAGACgtaccaaatacaaaaatcGAGGCGTACGAACGATACTGTCATCCACCGCCAGAAGAAGACAGACAT gCTATTGCTCGTCCGCGGGCCGATAGTTGGAAGAAATTGGATGCCACGCCCATCTATAAGAATGACAACAGTTTGAGAGAGTATCAGTTAGAAGGTGTGAACTGGTTGAGTTTCTGTTGGTATAACAG acaAAATTGTATCTTGGCCGATGAGATGGGTCTCGGAAAAACGATTCAGAGTATTACGTTCCTGAAGACCGTGTTCGACTACGGCATCAAAGGTCCGTATCTGGTCATTGTGCCGCTGTCAACTCTGGGTAATTGGCAACGAGAATTCGAGCAGTGGACCGATATGAACGTGATTGTCTATCACGGCAGCGCGATCAGTCGTAGTATGCTCCAAGAATACGAAATGTACTACAAGGATGAGAAG GGTCAACGCATTCCAGACTTGTTTAAATTCAATGCGTTGATCACGACGTATGAAGTGATCATCTCCGACGTTGAACTGCTGTGTCAAATCGATTGGCGCGTCACCGTCATCGATGAGGCCCATCGTCTGAAAAATATGAAGTGTAAACTACACGAAGGTCTCAAGTGTTTTGACCTG gAACATCGTGTTTTACTGACCGGAACTCCGCTACAGAATAATGTCGAAGAGTTGTTCGCGTTGTTGAATTTCCTCGAGCCTCAACGGTTCAAGAGCTCCGAAGATTTCGTACGCGAATTCGGTAACCTGAAAACCGAAAGTCAAGTCGATAAACTGAAAGGG ATTTTGAAACCGATGATGCTTCGTCGTTTGAAAGAAGACGTGGAGAAAAGTTTGGCTCCGAAGGAAGAGACTATCATTGAG GTAGAACTCACGAATATTCAGAAGAAGTACTACAGAGCCATTCTCGAGCGTAATTTCCAGTTCTTGACAAAAGGTGGCACGACGTCGAACGCGCCCAGTCTGATGAATACTATGATGGAGCTGAGAAAATGTTGCAATCATCCGTTCCTCATAAAAG GTGCTGAAGAACAAACTGTTAACGAAGTAAAAGAACAACACGGTCCGAATCCGGAGAAAGTTCACGAAGCTCTGGTGCAGGCCTCCGGTAAGCTGGTTCTCATTGATAAACTGTTGCCGAAATTGAAAGCCGGTGACCACAAAGTGTTGGTCTTCTCTCAAATGATCAGAGTGCTGGATATATTAGAAGATTACCTCATTCATAAAAG TTACCCATATGAGAGACTCGATGGCCGAATTCGTGGTAACCTCAGACAAGAAGCAATTGATCGATTCAGTAAACCAG ACTCGGATCGGTTTGTGTTTTTGTTGTGTACGAGAGCCGGTGGTCTCGGTATTAATCTCACTGCTGCTGATACTGTCATCATTTTCGACTCTGATTGGAATCCGCAAAACGATCTGCAG GCTCAAGCGCGATGTCATCGTATAGGCCAACAGAAGAGCGTTAAAGTCTATCGACTGATCACGCGTAATTCGTATGAACGTGAAATGTTTGACAAAGCGTCGCTGAAACTCGGGCTCGATAAAGCCGTGTTACAGTCGATGAATCAACAGAAAAACAAACAGGACCAG GCTCAGATGACGAAGAAAGAGATTGAAGACTTGTTGAAGAAAGGCGCGTACGGCGCATTGATGGAGGATGACACTGCCGGTGATCAATTCTGCGAGGAAGACATTGATCAAATCCTACAAAGACGTACTCAGACAATCACGATCGATTCAGAGGGTAAAGGGTCAACTTTCGCTAAG GCAAGTTTCAGTGCCAGTGACAACCGAGATGATATAAATATCGACGATCCCAATTTCTGGGAGAAATGGGCGCGGAAGGCAGACCTAGATGCCGACTACCTCATGCATAAG AATGATCTCATTATTGAACAGCCGCGTGCGCGAAAACAGACAGCACGTTACGGCAATGAGGACAGTATACTCGACATGTCCGACCTGTCGCTGGACAGCGAGGACTCTGAGAATAACGAGTACGAAGAGGAGGACAGTAAGGGCAAGGGTAAGGGCAAAAACAAAGAGAAAATCATGAAACGAACACGTCGTAGTCGTAAGCAGAAAGCACTCGACGATGCGCAGCAACAAATCAAAGACGCCAATCCGAACGGTTGCTACACGAGATCGGAATTCTTCAAAGTCGAGAAAAATCTTCTAGTCTACGG ttgGGGACGTTGGAAAGATATTCTACTTCACGGTCGTTTCAAGCGAAAACTGTCGGAAACTGATGCCGAAAATATGTCTCGTGCTTTG ATAATTTACAGTCTCAATCATTACTACGGCGACGATCGAATAAAAGCATTTATCTGGGATCTAGTCAATCCGGCGGCGGATAGCAACGCGTGCTACAAAAATCATTCCGGCCTATCGGCGCCCGTGCCGCGAGGGCGAAAAGGACGCAAAGCGAAGAAAGACTCGACGGAAAAGTCGGATCAGTTGCGCGAGATCATGGCGAAGGTCGACATCGACCCGGAACGAGTGATCACCGATGAAGGCTACAAGAAACATCTACAACGACACGCCAACAA AGTTTTGTTGCGCGTTCGATTGTTGTACTACCTGAAACAAGAAGTGATAGGCGATGAGGCTGAAAAGGTTTTCGTCGGACTGCCGGCCAA CGATATCGAGTTGAATATGCCCGATACCGACGGTTTGATACCAGTGCAGTGGTGGGACCGGCACGCCGATAAAAGTCTACTGATCGGCACATTCAAACACGGCTACGAGAAATACAACATCATGCGACAGGACGCCGGACTCTGCTTCCTGGATCGATGTGGCCCACCGGATGGAATGGCTTTGCTCGCCGAACAAAATGACAGTGATAA CGAGGACACTGATGCCAAGTTGAACGCGGCACCACCTGGTGGTAAAGACGACGACGAGGAATTCGATGAACCTCTGTCACCCGGTCGTTCGACGCCTGCATCATCCTCGCAGAATCCTAAACCTGTCGGTGAACAAGCTTGCCTCG ATGGTAAGTTACCGTTCCCGGGTATTTCTGATTTGAACACTCGTCTACGGAGAATTATCACGTGTTACCAGCGAAGTCACAAGAAAGAACAGATCAAAATACAGCAAAAAGAGAAG AAAATGCAAAAGCGACAGCACTTCGAGGCGATACTGAAGGAACGCGAGTACGCAAAGCGTCAGTCGCAGCAGAGATGGGCGCGGCGAGAGGAGTCTGATTTCTATCGCGTCGTGTCGACGTACGGCGTTGAATTCGACAAGAACACGCAACAATACAATTGGGAACGATTCCGCACGCTCGCGCGACTCGATCGTAAATTCGACGAAACGATGACCGAATACTTCCTCGCGTTCTACTACATGTGCTGCAAAGTGTGCAAAAAACTGAAAGATGGAG CCATTCCGCCGAATGACCTGTACATCGAGCCGATCACTGAGGAGCGCGCGAATCGATGCCTGGCACGGGTCGATTTGCTGAACAAGATCCGCGAAGACATTCTCTATCATCCGAAGCTCGACGCACATTTGGAACTGTGCGAGCGTGCCGGTGACATGCCCGAGTGGTGGATACCCGGGTCGATGGATCGAGATCTACTTATCGGAGCTGCCAG ATGGGGTTTATCGCGTACAGACTATCACATTCTTAACGATCCTGCTTTGTCATTCCGAGAAGTTTACGATGCATTTAAACACGAACTAGCCAGTGAACCAGCTGCTGCTGCCATCTGTGATAAAATTGTTAAAGAACAATCAAATg AAGCTGCCATTAGTGAGATAGTAGTGAAGGAGGAAAATGTTGCCAAAGACGACAATGATTCACTTACCAAAGTGAAGCAAGAGGAAACTATTGGAGCTCAGGGTAAAAGCGATGATGACAAATCCGATTTGGACTCAAAACCTGTTAAAAAG GAAATCGATGCGAAGCATGAAACAACGGAAGAACACGTTAAAAAAGAGGTCGGCGAAGATGAGGTGAAGGAAGAGATTACCGACGTTAAAACCGAGAACGACGAGCAGAAGATGGAGGTGGACAAAGAGACCACTGATGTCGTTGAAAGTAAAGATTCAGAATCTTCAGAATCGGTGAAAGAATGTAAAATGGAAGTTGAAAGCAATGCAGAGGAAGGAGAAACGTCAAAG ATCCGACCTGAAACGCCGCAAAACGATACGGATGTTGATGGTAATGAGGGGAATATGGTGAACACGTACGGACAGCCGGTTGAAGAAAATCCAGGATTTGGTTGGCCTAAG gatcGTACGATATTCTACCGTTTGGAGCACATCTGTTACTGCGTGGAGAAAGGCGAGTGGCCGGTGGCGAAACGTTTCCCGTCGGCGTTACAAGGAGAGTCAGTGAGCAGCACGCCGGTCGGTACGCCGATCGGCACGCCGACGATCGACTCTACGGTCGAGTATAACATCCGCGCCGATACGCCCGATTTAGCTAGTCAG GGCGATGGATTGAAAATGACAATACAGAAGAAACGCAAGAGACGCACAAAATTAGAAATGGAAGCGGAGCGAA TTGTGAAACTGCGTGAACTGTTGGGCGGTCGTTCGTCGATGCAGAATATGAGTAGTAGCAGTCTCGCCGGCGGTGATCTGAGCAGCGATAGGGAGAATGATAGCGACACTAATATGACATCTTTACGAATACCG GTTCCGCATCATCGCAGCGAATTTTTGACTAATGGTGCTATAGAAGACTATTGCAGTAGTCGTGATAACACGGATGGTGAAAGTAAAACGACAATCGGACGCACATCGACGCCTATGTGTATGGGACTG GGCAATTCGTTTAAGAAGAAAAGAGGTCGAAAGCCGAAAGATGTGAAGTTGATGGAACAGCGTATCGCGGCTGCTGCGGCGAGTGGGTCTAGTAGTCCTCGAGGCCATTCAACGCAAATTAATAGACATTTACTACCGCTGTCTAAATTGGGGCCAG ACGCTCGTATACCAGTTGTCAGTATCGAAGACGGAACCCGTCTGACTGGTGAAGACGCGCCGAAACGATCCGACCTTGAAGACTGGTTAGAAACGCACCCGGGTTTCATGGTCGATTTACCCGACGAACTGATGGACGACGAGTTGCTGATGACGTCGAACGACGACCAGGCGTTGCACGGCGGTCACCACGCGCATCGTAACAAACAACGCCGGCCTCGTCTCGATCCAACCACCCTTAAACCGGAGTCGCTCACCGGTGATGAAAATGTATCTGTGATCAATAAAGTATCCGGAAAAAGG ATTACTGGTGCTAAGGCCCCACCATTGAAGCATTTAGCTGAGTGGCTTCAACAGAACCCACATTTCTACGTCGATCCAAAATGGTCTCATTTAGTCAAAGAAAAG GGTAACCTGCCAGAGTCGCTACAGTCACGACTTTTGAAGCCATCCGAAAAACGTGGACGGAAACCCGCGCAGCAGGCCACGCTGTCTCAGCAGATGTTAGCCGAACAATACACGAAAGCTCAAATGGCTGCTTTATCAGCGGCGGCTAATCCCGCTTTACTCGCCGCTAACATGTCCAAACTACCGGTCAGTATGGCTTCGTACGCCAACATGGCTGCCATGGCGGCCAATCCGATGGCGTATTTAGCCGCGTACGGTTTGCCAGTTTCAACTGCTGTTGCCGGATCGTCGCAGTCGTCGAAATCGAAAGACGGCAAAGACGACGGACCGGAGCCTGGGGAAAAGTTACCATCTTCGTCGGCGGCCGCTTCGTTTCCGTATCTGTACAGTCCGTTGATGTATAATTCGTTGATAAGCGCCGCGGCCGCCGCGCAGGGACTTGGCAATTATTCTGTTCCGCAAAATATTATGGCGCAGTATGCTCAGCTCGCGCAGGCTCAAGCTTCGATGATGAACGGCGTGTCATCTTCGACTGGCGGGGGTGGCGCGGCGTCTGACAGCGACGAGCCGGCGATGAGCAACAAGGCGAAGGAGGACAAGCCGACGACGTCAGGGCGTCGACGTAGCGACGCGCCGCAGGATCTCTCGATGCCGAAAACGACGGCCGCGACGGCGACGAAAAAATCGCCGGCGAAATCGAAGAACGAAAAACGATCAGATTACGCGAACAGTTTAGACGACGAGAAACCGTTAGATTTGAAAAAGTCGTCGAAGTCCGATTCGTAG